In Spirosoma pollinicola, the genomic window TTGGTTTCATATGCAAGATTAGTAGGGTTCGTGGATAGGATTCTGATAAAGGGCAAAGCGTTGTAAATCAGCAAAAAAATTACCCGGCTGTCCTGATTACGGCCGGGTAATATTGATCTTACACAAAAAAGTTAGCAATTAATTATCGTTGATACTCGTAGGTCGAACCATCAGCAATGGTTACGCCACGCGGGCTTCGTTCCGACAAGTATATTTTATTATCGGCTAGCCGGAAGGTTTGTTCTGTCGTGTCGGCCTGGAAAGAAATCAGGCCCTGGGTACTGCCACCGTTTGGGAAGGAAATAGAATATGTACTGGTTTTCAGGGGTAAGCCATTTCGCACTTGCCGAAAATTGCCGCCCGTGTCGGAGAAGCCCCCAAACGATACCGTTTCCGAGTAACCCGCTTCGGCGGCCGTAACGGTTTTCTGTGTCAGGCCATACGTAATGCGGGCCAGTACCCAGTCGCCAGCCAGGGGCGACGGTGGAAAAACGCAGCCACAATCTTTATGTTCACAGCCTAAAATCAAGCCAACGGTTAGGGCAATGATAATGTTGATCTTCTTGATAGCCATAATCAGTTCACGCGTTTATAGACCAATAGATGAGGCTGTGCTCCGCCATGTATCAGGTGTAGTTGGTTATCTGACGTTATTTCGTAACGCACAACGGCTTTCAAATTCGTAAAATAGGCGAGTTCAAAGGCCATAGCTTCAGCCGATCCGGCTACCTTTGAACTCACCAGCTCATCAGCCGACAACATGCCGTCTAACGTGGCAAACATATTTACCGTATAGTCATTTACAGCTGTTTTTCCACTGGCTTTGAAGGGTGTAACATCGTGCGGTGGGTTGGCCGTGTCATAGGCAAATCGCAGCGTTGTGGCATAGGCCGAATCGGGTTCAGCCAGTTGCCATGTACCAATTAACTTGGCTATTTGCGGAGCCACGACACTTTCTTTCTGACGACACTGACTGGCTAGAAAGAGGATCAATAAAAAAACGGTTAGTACGCGTCTCATGCATTTGTTTTCGTTGGATCGGCAATTTTGCCAATAAACAATACCGTTCCTGATGTTTTTTCGTGAATGACAAACACAAACGGGCGATTGCACAGCGTCGGCAGTTGTGCCGATGTTGTTGAAACCCCGCTGGTTGTAACGGCAGCGGCTTCTGTACCGGTCTCATCGACCGACACAAACGTATTTTGTTTTACAAAACTGAGTGTTAAGCCGCCCTGAGCGTTTATTTTCGTAAAGTCGGCCTGGTTTGTAAACGCGGTAAGCATACCCATAGTACTTAACGCCTTGTTCAGGTTGATCTCATACGACAACGTGAACTTTGGTAACCCGATATCCAGCTTTCCCAAAATCATATCTTTTTGTAATTGCGCCCAATCAGAACTGTTCAGGCTGCTTATGAGCGCGTCGGCGGTTGTGCTTTCGGCGGGTAGCAACACCGTCATAGCGTACTTATCGGAACCATAGGGAAGCTCAAACGCTACATAATTTGCCCGGAAAGCCCGCTTCAAGTTCATGTTCAGGCGCATCATGCGCACAGTGGCCGTAGCATCTGATACCAGCTTAAACGGGGCATCTATGGTTTTGGCCGCGTCGAACTGCGTTTTCCAATTGCCCTTGAAATACAGGGCGTTCATCAGAAACATGACATTATCGGGCTGTATCTGGTCAATGACCTTTGTAATCTTACCGTTCGTTTTTTGGCTCGCCCAGTTGTTAATTGTGCTAACTGTAGCCGGATTGTTAAAATCCTGCGCCGACACTTCGGCCTGAAATGTCTGTTTCAACAGGTCTTGAAACGATGTCTCAACCAAAAATGTGTTCCGATACCAGACCGAGTTGGCCAATGTCAGGGTAACTTTCGGGTCAACCGCCGGTAGGTTGGTCATCAGGTTTTGGTAGGTCGCATTCGCTTCGGCTAAAGTCTGCGCATCCAGTTTAAGCGTTTTCTGGATTTCCTGAGCCGTTTGCCCATTGGCCCCATTCAGAAGCATACCGAGTGCTATATGAAGACTTAATGGCGAGATAAATACATTTTTAGCCTGACCTTCTGCTGTGTTCACCTGTTTGGCCAAATCAAACGCAAATTGAGTTGTTTGATCGGCAAAGGGAGCCGATACCCGCAATTCGCCTGTAGGGCCAGGTGTAGGACTAACCGTTGATGTATGGCAGCTAACAGCAAGTAACAGCACAGCCGCCATAACGGCTGTTGTGATGGAAAAAAGAGTCGTTTTCATGGTAGTGTTGGATTGGTTTTGTTGCAGTCACGAACACGAAAAGCATTGAAAAGAACCGTTGTATGCGGTTATGGGCATTCGTCGAAGGCTTTGCGCTGTGTACGCAGGGCGTCAACCAGCAATTCGAAGCCCGGAATCGTTTGGCCATATTCGAAGGTGACCCGGTGTTTCTGGTCACCCGCTTGTAGCTCAATATACTCGGCTCCGCCATCAGCACAATCAGGGCAGCCCAATCGTTCGGGTTGCTTACTAAAAGCAACCGGATTCGCCAGCGTCTTTAATGACTGCCAGGTTTCCTGGCTAAGGGTTGTCTGGCATGCTTTTGACGAAGTTTGCGTTCTTGACCGATTGAGCATGGCCAGATCAACCCTGGTTCCGCTAAACACATAGTCTTTTACGCAATACCCAACGCACATACCAAATGATGTGCCGGTACGAATTGTGAGCGTATCGGTTGAGGATAGGCCTTCTGACAGGATCGTACTTTCCGAGCAACGCCCGAAAATAAACAGCAGCAATAGGGTGATACCTGTCAGTTTCATAGATTAAAAATGATAATCAAGACCGAAACTCATACCCGTTGAGGTAGGATGACTTTGTACCTGCGAATCGGCTTTGGTGCTCGATTCCAGTGAGGGTTGATAAACGCCAGCCAGCGACGCCGACCATTGGCGCGAGGGACGGTAGCGAAGGCGGGCACCCATTGTAGCCGCCAGAGAAACAGGCCGATACACACCATCTTTACTCGTAACTACCAGCGCATCGCCAATTGTATTACGAACAAAAATATTGGTCAATATGCCACCCAATACGGCCATACTCAGCTTCTTACGCGGACGCAACTGATAGCCGAGCTGAACCGGAACCTGCACATACTGATAATTATTCGTTATCAATTGCAGCTCGCGGCTATCAGGAACGATGTTTGCCTGATAGGCCCCACCAGACAAGTTCGCGTTACTGGCCAGTGCTAAAGTCGATCCAGTGGGTTGTATGCTGTTCCGTACAGCATCAACAAACACGTTGGTAGTCACCGTATTTCGGTTCCCCAGTAAATCCATTTGAGCCGATGCCCGCTGGCCCGGCGTCTCGACCGTAGAGCGACCGGAAAGGTAGCCAATCCCTGACTCCACCGACCAGTGTTCATTTAATTGCATACCAGCTCCTGCCTGATAGGCCACTGAAAAATTAGCCCGGCTACTAACCGATGCCTGATTCGGCGCGGTTGCAGTGACATAAGAGGTATTTGGCAACGATGTCTGCATGGAACGAACCGATACTGATGGATTGAACGAACCCGGCATCATACTCACCGACGCCCATAGTTCGCGTGGCTGGCGCTTCACGTTACGTATGTCCGGCTCCGTTGTTAACTCGGCAGGACGAACCCACACAATTCGCGAAATCATGCCCGGCCGACGCATACGAAGTGGCTTGCCGGACAATCTGTTGAACAACGAAAAGGCAGTCTGTTCAGACTCCGTGTTGCCTGACGGTGTGTGTTCATTGGATGCATACGAAACCCCCACCCTACTTTTGGCCGACTGACTGTTCATGGGTGTTGCCGCTTGCATCTCCCCTGAAATGGGCGAAATTTTTTCGGTGACATTCGACAGATTAACGCCGTTAATCGACTTTTTCCCCTGAACAACTTCGTCCTGAACGGCTGAATTGGCCATCAATGAACCAGCTGAACGACCGAACGGGTTTGGTGATTTCGGTAACGACTTTGTTGTTGCCAATGCGTCTGATTGAACATTCGGTGCTTTATTGACTGCCAACGCCGTTCTGGTTGACACCGATTGGTCTACTGATTTGGCTCCATTGCCTCTATTCGACGATTGGCTGGCAATCTGCATTGGCGCTGTAGGTTGTGTAACCGATTGAGTCGTAACAACCCACCAGCCAACGAGAAGCAACGCTACCGAAGCCGCCAGAAGACTACCCCAAACGAGCGGACGCGACGAAGCCAGACCCGTTCCCCAAAGCGGTAAAACCTTCGGCCCCTTGGACTCGTCCAGTCGTTGTTCGATGGTAGCCCAGACCCGTGGTTGAGGCATTTCGGCCGCATCCTCAAATGTCTTTCGCCAAAAATCGTCCGGTAAGTTTTTATCTAATTCATCCATTTTTGTACCGTTGGTCAAAGTGGGTTTCCCTGGGCTGGATACCCGTCAGCTAAGCGTTTATCCGATTGTAATTTTTGTTGTAATAGACCCCTTGCTCGGGAATATTGCGATTTAGATGTCCCCTCGGCAATGTCGAGCATTTCGGCAATTTCGGGGTGATTATAGCCTTCGATTGCATACAGGTTAAAAACCGCCCGACAACCGGGCGGCAATTCCTGAATTAATTGCAATAGATACTGATAGTTTAGTGCGGGCAAGCTTTCGTCGGCCTGTGGGAGTACAGGTGCCAGTTCCTGCACATCGGCGGTATTTTCCCAGGGCTTCTGTTTGCGTATTGCTTTCAGGGCCGTATTTATAACTATTCGTTTCAACCAGGCTTCCAGAGGGCACTCGAACCGAAAAGAGTCGATGTGCTTATAAATCTTCACAAAGGCATCTTGCAAAACATCTTCGGCTTCGTCAGGATCACGTATGTATCGTTTACAAACGACAAAGAGCTTCCCGGCAAACCGCTCATAGAGCTGTCGCTGCATAATCCGGTCCTGCCGTCGGCACCCTTCAACTAATTCGTATTCATCCTGCATAACAACGTTGACAACCCAATGACCTCATTTTCAAACGAACCGTTGTAAGCCCTTTGAAATTTTTTTCTTTTTTGTACAAGACAACCTAGCCAACAACGAACACCTGGTCTTACTTATAAAGGTAACGTGCGTATAAGCGAATTTGGAACGAACGTCTTAATGGTAGTATTAAGATAATTAATGTTGGCTATTTTATAGATATGTATATTTGAGAACCTAATCAATACACAACGATGAATCGGCGTGATGCATTACGTTACTCTTTAGGTGCCGGTTTTTCGGCACTGGCATACCCCGTTTTTTCTGAAACAAAACCGGTACAGGCTAGATTCACTATTGGCGCCTGCGATTGGTCTATTGGCCCGGCTGGCGATATCAAAGCCTTTGATGTGGCAAAACAGATTGGCCTGGATGGTGTACAGGTAAGCCTGAATACCGCTACTGACCATGAGCACCTTCGAAAACCGGCCATGCAGCAGATGGTTAAAGACGCGGCTCGTCAAGCGGGGGTGCAGATTGGCGGATTAGCCATTGGTATGCTGAATCAGATCCCTTATAAATCAGATCCACGCACCGAAGTTTGGGTGCAGGATAGCGTCGATGTTGCCAAAGCACTGGGCGTGAAGAACATTTTGCTGGCTTTCTTCTCGAATAATGATTTAAAAAATGACCCACAAGGGACTAAAGTCGTTATTGAGCGCTTAAAAGCCGTGGCCCCTAAAGCCGAAAAAGCCGGTGTTGTGCTGGGTATCGAATCATGGCTGTCGGCATCCGAGTTGATGGCGATTCTGGATGCTGTTGGCTCACCAGCGGTTAAGGTTTATTACGATGTTTGCAACTCGACAGATATGGGGTACGATATTTTCAGCGAGATTCGTACGTTAGGTAAAGATCGAATCTGCGAAGTTCACTTAAAAGAAAACGGTTATTTACTGGGGCAGGGAAAGGTCAACTTGCCCAGCGTTCGGAAAGCATTGGACGACATTAACTACACCGGCTGGCTTCATATTGAAGGCGCTGTGCCCAAAGGAAAGCCAATGCTGGAGAGTTATATAGAGAACAATAAGACTGTGCGGTCGCTGTTTGTCTGAATGTCCATCTGGCGCTGGCATTCGCCCGTGCTTGTTCTATAAACGCGAGCATATGCTCGCTATATTGATGGGCACGGGCAAATGCCCGCGCCAGAACGTGAATCGTGTGTTATTGTCATCCCGCTTTCGGCGGGATGACAATAACACACGATTCTAGAACTTAACACGAAAAATGAAGCTGACTTCTTCTTTACATCCACTGCCGGTCGTTCTAACAACGCTTGGTTTTTTATACCTGGCTGGCACAACATTCCGGCCAGATGCGCAGTTGACTGGCCCCTCGCCTAAAATCGAACCGTCTGGCTTGGTTGTTAGCGCCGATTCAAACACGCTCTACCTGCCCAACGACCTCGAAGCAACGCTTTGGGCCGAAGCGCCAATGTTCTATAATCCGACCAACATGGACATCGACGCCAAAGGGCGTGTATGGATTACGGAAGCTGTCAATTATCGAAAATTCAATAATAAACCAGACAGTCGGCTCGACCACCCCGAAGGCGAACGGGTTGTTATTCTGGAAGATACCAACGGCGATGGTAAAGCCGATGCCAGCAAGGTATTTGTAACCGACCCTGACCTTGTGTCGCCCCTCGGCATTGCCGTTATTGGGAATAAAGTCATTGTTTCAGCCGCTCCTAATCTGGTAGTGTATACCGATGAGAACGGCGATGACAAGCCCGACAAAAAAGAGGTGATGCTAGCGGGTTTCGGTGGATTGGACCACGACCACTCACTCCATGCGGTAGTAGCCGGACCCGATGGAAAATACTATTTCAATACCGGAAACGCCGGGCCGCACGTCGTGACCGACAAAGACGGCTGGACACTGCGGTCGGGGAGTTTATATGTAGGTGGAACACCGTATAGCAAAAGTAATCAGGGTAATCAGGTGAGCGACGATGGCCGCGTCTGGACCGGCGGTATGGCGTTACGCATTAATCCCGATGGGTCTAATCTGAAGGTGATGGCGCATAATTTTCGTAATAACTACGAAACAGCACTGGACTCCTACGGCAATATGTGGCAGAATGACAACGACGACCAAGTGGTGGCCTGCCGCACCAGTTTCCTGATGGAAGGTGCCA contains:
- a CDS encoding META domain-containing protein, with the translated sequence MRRVLTVFLLILFLASQCRQKESVVAPQIAKLIGTWQLAEPDSAYATTLRFAYDTANPPHDVTPFKASGKTAVNDYTVNMFATLDGMLSADELVSSKVAGSAEAMAFELAYFTNLKAVVRYEITSDNQLHLIHGGAQPHLLVYKRVN
- a CDS encoding serpin family protein; the encoded protein is MKTTLFSITTAVMAAVLLLAVSCHTSTVSPTPGPTGELRVSAPFADQTTQFAFDLAKQVNTAEGQAKNVFISPLSLHIALGMLLNGANGQTAQEIQKTLKLDAQTLAEANATYQNLMTNLPAVDPKVTLTLANSVWYRNTFLVETSFQDLLKQTFQAEVSAQDFNNPATVSTINNWASQKTNGKITKVIDQIQPDNVMFLMNALYFKGNWKTQFDAAKTIDAPFKLVSDATATVRMMRLNMNLKRAFRANYVAFELPYGSDKYAMTVLLPAESTTADALISSLNSSDWAQLQKDMILGKLDIGLPKFTLSYEINLNKALSTMGMLTAFTNQADFTKINAQGGLTLSFVKQNTFVSVDETGTEAAAVTTSGVSTTSAQLPTLCNRPFVFVIHEKTSGTVLFIGKIADPTKTNA
- a CDS encoding outer membrane beta-barrel protein — encoded protein: MDELDKNLPDDFWRKTFEDAAEMPQPRVWATIEQRLDESKGPKVLPLWGTGLASSRPLVWGSLLAASVALLLVGWWVVTTQSVTQPTAPMQIASQSSNRGNGAKSVDQSVSTRTALAVNKAPNVQSDALATTKSLPKSPNPFGRSAGSLMANSAVQDEVVQGKKSINGVNLSNVTEKISPISGEMQAATPMNSQSAKSRVGVSYASNEHTPSGNTESEQTAFSLFNRLSGKPLRMRRPGMISRIVWVRPAELTTEPDIRNVKRQPRELWASVSMMPGSFNPSVSVRSMQTSLPNTSYVTATAPNQASVSSRANFSVAYQAGAGMQLNEHWSVESGIGYLSGRSTVETPGQRASAQMDLLGNRNTVTTNVFVDAVRNSIQPTGSTLALASNANLSGGAYQANIVPDSRELQLITNNYQYVQVPVQLGYQLRPRKKLSMAVLGGILTNIFVRNTIGDALVVTSKDGVYRPVSLAATMGARLRYRPSRQWSASLAGVYQPSLESSTKADSQVQSHPTSTGMSFGLDYHF
- a CDS encoding RNA polymerase sigma factor, which produces MQDEYELVEGCRRQDRIMQRQLYERFAGKLFVVCKRYIRDPDEAEDVLQDAFVKIYKHIDSFRFECPLEAWLKRIVINTALKAIRKQKPWENTADVQELAPVLPQADESLPALNYQYLLQLIQELPPGCRAVFNLYAIEGYNHPEIAEMLDIAEGTSKSQYSRARGLLQQKLQSDKRLADGYPAQGNPL
- a CDS encoding sugar phosphate isomerase/epimerase family protein → MNRRDALRYSLGAGFSALAYPVFSETKPVQARFTIGACDWSIGPAGDIKAFDVAKQIGLDGVQVSLNTATDHEHLRKPAMQQMVKDAARQAGVQIGGLAIGMLNQIPYKSDPRTEVWVQDSVDVAKALGVKNILLAFFSNNDLKNDPQGTKVVIERLKAVAPKAEKAGVVLGIESWLSASELMAILDAVGSPAVKVYYDVCNSTDMGYDIFSEIRTLGKDRICEVHLKENGYLLGQGKVNLPSVRKALDDINYTGWLHIEGAVPKGKPMLESYIENNKTVRSLFV